In the genome of Chryseobacterium oryzae, one region contains:
- a CDS encoding sensor protein KdpD — protein sequence MQQDENSAQDFLNLIKKSRRGKFKIYIGMSAGVGKTYRMLQEAHSLLASGIDVKIGYIETHQRKETHSLLDGLPIIPRRKLFYKGKELEELDVQAVINLRPEVVIVDELAHTNIEGSKNEKRWQDVMDILDSGINVISAVNIQHIESLNEDVKQITNIEVQERIPDNVLAQADEVVNIDLTSEELIDRLKAGKIYENSKINSALNNFFKSENILQLRELALREVTSQVTRKVETEVTIHKSVKKEKFLACISSNEKTAKNVIRKASRLANYYNSQWYLLYVQIPRESSDKIPLDKQRHLINNFKMATELGAEIIKVENTNVTRAIMEQCEERKITTVCIGKPHLNLFKIIIATDTFNTLLNKLSQENIDLVILS from the coding sequence ATGCAGCAAGATGAAAATTCTGCACAGGACTTTCTTAATCTTATAAAAAAATCAAGACGAGGAAAATTCAAAATCTACATCGGGATGAGCGCCGGTGTTGGAAAAACCTATCGTATGTTACAAGAAGCCCACTCTCTTTTAGCAAGTGGTATTGATGTGAAAATCGGATATATAGAAACACATCAACGTAAAGAAACTCACTCCCTTTTGGACGGGCTTCCCATTATCCCGAGAAGAAAATTATTCTACAAAGGCAAAGAATTAGAAGAACTCGATGTTCAGGCTGTGATTAATCTTCGTCCGGAAGTTGTGATTGTGGATGAATTAGCTCATACCAATATCGAAGGAAGTAAAAACGAGAAACGTTGGCAGGATGTGATGGATATTCTGGATTCCGGAATTAATGTAATCAGTGCAGTTAATATTCAGCATATCGAAAGTCTTAATGAAGATGTTAAACAGATTACCAATATCGAAGTTCAGGAGCGTATTCCTGACAATGTTTTGGCCCAGGCAGATGAAGTTGTAAATATTGACCTTACCTCTGAAGAATTGATTGACCGTCTAAAAGCAGGAAAAATCTATGAAAATTCAAAAATCAATTCTGCGCTCAATAATTTTTTTAAATCTGAAAATATTCTTCAGCTCCGTGAATTAGCTTTGAGAGAAGTAACGTCGCAGGTGACGAGAAAAGTGGAAACTGAAGTTACGATTCATAAGTCCGTCAAGAAAGAAAAGTTTCTGGCTTGCATCAGTTCCAATGAAAAAACGGCTAAAAATGTGATTAGAAAAGCATCTAGACTTGCCAATTATTACAACAGCCAATGGTATCTGCTTTATGTGCAAATCCCACGTGAAAGCTCAGACAAAATTCCTTTGGATAAACAAAGACATCTCATCAATAATTTCAAAATGGCTACAGAATTGGGTGCTGAAATTATTAAAGTTGAAAACACCAATGTAACAAGAGCTATAATGGAACAATGTGAAGAGCGGAAAATCACAACCGTATGTATTGGCAAACCACACCTCAATCTTTTTAAGATTATCATTGCTACCGATACTTTCAATACTTTGCTTAATAAATTGTCACAGGAAAATATAGATCTAGTAATTTTGTCCTAA
- a CDS encoding ATP-binding protein produces the protein MKIKTKLNIGVGLLFMMILLLSILSGWYINQLKKDTNNILKANYNTLQYSRNMLLALEEINSDPLAFSVFEKHLKQQQENVTEPGEKESTDNVAIHFKALKKDSANLGLQTSIRKDLAELMQINMSAIEHKSTVADSTAKNAIIVISTAGMVCFIIAFILMVNLPSNIADPIKSLTESIKQIANQNYKERVHFESRSEFGDLANSFNTMAEKLQEYSESKLDKIIRGKKRIETLIDNMHDPVIGIDEDKKVLFVNDEALKITGLKKENFVGKLIQDVAVNNDLVRDIIKEMIVSDKTNSEKETMKIYADGKESYFEKEIVDINIIPTGEQQSRFIGQVIMLRNITPFKELDLAKTNFLGTVSHEFKTPISSIQMGLQLLENEQIGSLNNEQKNLVNGIREDSSRLLKITGELLNITQVESGSIQLNMKESSINKIIEYAVEANKSSAEQKHIHFKIDVEKGLLTVLADNEKTAWVLNNLLSNAIRYSYENSNIKITVRKVEDKIQFSVTDTGQGIAPQYLSKIFDRYFRVPGSKKEGTGLGLSISKEFIEAQGGEITVKSEYGAGSTFTFDLKG, from the coding sequence ATGAAAATAAAAACCAAACTCAATATAGGTGTCGGTCTGCTTTTTATGATGATATTATTGTTATCAATCTTAAGTGGTTGGTATATCAATCAGCTTAAAAAAGATACCAATAACATTCTGAAAGCAAACTATAATACGCTTCAATATTCCAGAAATATGCTGTTGGCTTTAGAGGAAATTAATTCTGACCCATTAGCATTCAGTGTTTTTGAAAAACATCTCAAACAACAACAGGAAAATGTGACCGAGCCTGGTGAAAAAGAATCAACAGATAATGTTGCTATTCATTTTAAAGCTTTGAAAAAAGATTCTGCCAATCTTGGACTTCAAACCTCTATAAGGAAAGACCTTGCTGAATTGATGCAAATCAATATGAGCGCCATTGAGCACAAAAGTACAGTTGCAGATTCGACGGCAAAAAATGCGATTATTGTGATTTCGACTGCAGGAATGGTGTGCTTTATTATTGCTTTTATTTTAATGGTTAATCTTCCTTCAAACATTGCAGATCCGATTAAAAGCCTTACTGAAAGTATCAAACAGATTGCGAATCAAAACTATAAAGAACGGGTACATTTCGAAAGCCGAAGTGAGTTTGGAGATTTAGCCAATTCATTCAATACAATGGCGGAAAAACTTCAGGAATATTCTGAAAGTAAGCTGGATAAAATCATCAGAGGAAAAAAACGTATCGAAACCTTGATTGATAATATGCACGACCCAGTTATAGGTATTGATGAGGATAAAAAAGTTCTTTTCGTAAATGATGAAGCTTTGAAGATTACAGGACTTAAGAAAGAAAATTTTGTAGGAAAATTGATTCAGGATGTTGCTGTAAATAATGATTTGGTAAGAGATATCATCAAAGAAATGATTGTATCAGATAAAACAAATTCGGAAAAAGAAACGATGAAAATCTATGCTGACGGAAAGGAAAGTTATTTTGAAAAAGAAATTGTTGACATCAATATTATTCCGACAGGAGAACAACAAAGTCGTTTTATTGGTCAGGTTATTATGCTTAGAAACATTACGCCTTTCAAAGAACTGGATTTGGCTAAAACTAACTTTTTGGGAACGGTTTCCCACGAATTCAAAACCCCGATTTCTTCTATACAAATGGGATTGCAGCTTTTAGAAAACGAACAGATTGGAAGTCTGAATAATGAGCAGAAAAACCTTGTTAACGGGATTAGAGAAGATTCAAGTCGCTTATTAAAAATAACAGGAGAATTGCTGAATATTACACAAGTTGAGAGTGGCTCTATCCAACTTAATATGAAAGAATCAAGCATTAATAAAATTATTGAATACGCCGTCGAAGCCAATAAATCTTCTGCGGAACAAAAACATATTCATTTCAAAATCGATGTAGAAAAAGGTTTGTTAACAGTCTTGGCAGACAATGAAAAAACAGCTTGGGTTCTCAATAATTTGCTGTCAAATGCCATTCGTTATTCTTATGAAAATTCTAATATTAAGATTACTGTCAGAAAAGTTGAAGATAAAATTCAATTCTCTGTTACAGATACCGGACAGGGAATTGCGCCTCAATATTTATCCAAAATCTTTGACCGCTATTTCCGAGTTCCCGGAAGTAAAAAAGAAGGAACAGGTTTGGGATTAAGCATCAGCAAAGAATTTATTGAAGCTCAAGGCGGAGAAATTACGGTAAAAAGTGAGTATGGAGCGGGAAGTACATTTACCTTTGATTTGAAAGGATGA
- a CDS encoding DUF2779 domain-containing protein, producing MKTLSKSRFVSGIQCHKKVWFDFYRKDLKAPVNEAQQRIFDLGHKIGELAWRKFPDGKDATPEDYLDFTPSIANTKQWISEGMPTIYEATFSARNVFCMLDILHKHQDEYWAIEVKNSTSVKDYHLTDAAFQYFVMAESGFIPDRFFLMHINNQYVKDGEITSDIFHLEDITEKVLERQPWVIENLDAILQALELEDEPEITIGGQCGSPFTCDYQHHCWSHIPENSVFELSRAGKKSWDLYEQNILSINDIPEDYPLSNFQQLQFRGSKFGEKHIDVVSIQNFVDKWHFPLYFFDFETIFPAIPVLDGTRPYEQVPFQYSLHRLDDQGNLDHFEFLANPASFQDPNESPLKNLIYEMKNHFGSNGSIIAYNMAFEKRILVSLKEKFPEEKTFLEDLIERMVDLMVVFQKNWYYDSAMGKSYSIKAVLPALIPELSYQDLEVSNGDMASNLFHASVENGSFITKNLKKNLLEYCKLDTYAMVALYHFLQNLYVR from the coding sequence TTGAAAACTTTATCTAAATCCCGTTTTGTTTCTGGAATACAATGCCACAAAAAAGTTTGGTTTGATTTCTATCGTAAAGATTTAAAAGCACCTGTTAACGAAGCACAGCAACGCATTTTCGATCTCGGTCACAAAATTGGAGAATTGGCTTGGCGAAAGTTTCCCGATGGAAAAGACGCAACTCCAGAAGATTACTTGGATTTTACACCTTCGATTGCAAACACAAAACAATGGATTTCTGAGGGAATGCCTACCATTTATGAAGCCACATTTTCTGCTAGAAATGTGTTTTGCATGTTAGATATTTTACACAAACATCAAGATGAATATTGGGCTATTGAAGTTAAAAATTCTACAAGTGTAAAAGATTATCATCTTACAGATGCTGCATTTCAGTATTTTGTAATGGCGGAAAGTGGTTTCATACCTGATCGATTTTTTCTCATGCACATTAATAATCAGTATGTAAAGGATGGCGAAATCACGTCTGATATTTTTCATTTGGAAGACATTACTGAAAAAGTGCTTGAAAGGCAACCTTGGGTCATTGAAAACTTAGATGCTATTTTGCAGGCTCTTGAATTGGAAGACGAGCCAGAAATAACTATTGGTGGACAATGCGGTAGTCCTTTTACATGTGATTATCAGCATCATTGTTGGTCTCATATTCCTGAAAACTCAGTATTTGAACTGAGTAGGGCAGGTAAAAAATCTTGGGACTTGTACGAACAAAATATTTTGTCAATTAATGATATTCCCGAAGATTATCCCTTATCGAATTTTCAACAATTACAATTTCGCGGAAGCAAATTTGGTGAAAAACATATTGATGTAGTCAGCATTCAAAACTTTGTTGATAAATGGCATTTTCCTCTTTATTTCTTTGATTTTGAAACGATATTTCCCGCCATTCCTGTTTTAGATGGCACACGACCTTACGAGCAAGTTCCGTTTCAATATTCGCTACATCGGTTGGATGATCAAGGGAATTTAGATCATTTTGAATTTTTGGCTAATCCTGCTTCTTTCCAAGATCCAAATGAAAGTCCATTGAAAAATTTGATTTATGAGATGAAAAACCATTTTGGAAGTAATGGCAGCATCATCGCTTATAATATGGCTTTTGAAAAAAGAATCTTGGTAAGTTTAAAGGAAAAATTTCCTGAGGAAAAAACATTTTTAGAAGATCTAATAGAAAGAATGGTCGATCTAATGGTAGTTTTCCAAAAGAATTGGTATTATGATTCTGCTATGGGAAAATCTTATTCTATTAAAGCAGTTTTACCTGCATTAATTCCGGAGCTTTCCTATCAAGATTTGGAAGTTTCTAATGGAGATATGGCAAGCAACCTATTTCACGCATCTGTAGAAAACGGTTCTTTTATTACCAAAAATCTAAAAAAAAACCTTTTGGAGTATTGTAAATTAGACACTTACGCAATGGTGGCTTTGTATCATTTTTTGCAAAATTTATATGTAAGATAA
- a CDS encoding cyclic-phosphate processing receiver domain-containing protein, whose translation MKNLYLDDLRKTPDNFERVYSYGDFVKYISENGLPDFISFDHDLGEEKTGYDCAKFLVEFCLDHQLCLPEYVVHSQNPVGKENIEKLFENFERFHYRFVKGHGLALSHFTFGV comes from the coding sequence ATGAAAAACCTATACCTGGATGATCTACGCAAAACCCCAGATAATTTTGAAAGAGTGTACTCCTATGGAGATTTTGTAAAGTATATTAGCGAGAATGGACTGCCAGATTTTATTTCATTTGACCATGATCTGGGTGAAGAGAAAACTGGTTACGATTGTGCCAAATTTTTGGTTGAGTTTTGTTTGGATCATCAATTATGTCTTCCCGAGTATGTTGTGCACAGCCAAAATCCTGTAGGAAAAGAGAATATTGAGAAATTGTTTGAGAATTTCGAAAGATTTCATTACAGGTTTGTAAAAGGTCACGGTTTGGCTTTATCACATTTTACTTTTGGGGTATAA
- a CDS encoding beta propeller repeat protein — MPTMINKRKELIRISPKDAKKLEYSTNDGRTWSTRFSGSSTQGEFQDLTDTGKEILGITTKGLYYSKNEGRTWSKRS, encoded by the coding sequence ATGCCAACAATGATTAACAAAAGGAAAGAACTTATTAGAATTAGCCCAAAGGATGCAAAAAAGTTAGAATATTCCACCAACGATGGTAGAACTTGGAGTACAAGATTCAGTGGTTCTTCAACACAAGGTGAGTTCCAAGATCTTACAGACACTGGGAAAGAAATTCTCGGAATTACTACCAAAGGTCTTTATTACTCAAAAAATGAAGGAAGAACTTGGAGCAAAAGAAGCTGA
- a CDS encoding helix-turn-helix transcriptional regulator, which produces MAKKDQMLRLMNVVTYLRGKPQGASFEDISKHLEEKNYQDSEVELAFSEKTFQRDRKIMEELLGVEIKFKRSTMTYQIVSDIDDYSEQTIFDNLLLVNAYKQTGNYEKLMYFEKRQASGLENLEGIIYAIKSSKIISFNYTKHWEGIPRKKTVQPYALKEFRNRWYLLANDHDGQELFLKTLGLDRISELDISLSTFKKQEVDIDALFVNSFGIISTVGEEPTTITISFEPWQGMFVKSLPIHHTQKILSDTDKELKIELTLVPTYDFYQELLTHAERILSIEPKSVREGYVNFLQKGIDNLKKMK; this is translated from the coding sequence ATGGCAAAAAAAGATCAAATGTTACGATTAATGAACGTTGTAACGTATCTAAGAGGGAAACCACAAGGTGCTTCTTTTGAAGATATTTCAAAACATCTAGAAGAAAAAAACTATCAAGATTCCGAAGTTGAATTGGCTTTCAGCGAAAAAACTTTCCAAAGGGATCGTAAAATTATGGAAGAATTGTTGGGGGTTGAAATCAAGTTCAAACGATCTACAATGACTTACCAAATTGTTAGTGATATTGATGATTACTCAGAACAAACTATTTTTGACAATCTTCTTTTGGTAAATGCTTACAAACAGACTGGAAATTATGAGAAGCTTATGTATTTTGAAAAGCGCCAGGCATCCGGATTAGAAAACCTCGAAGGAATCATTTATGCGATAAAAAGTTCCAAAATTATAAGCTTCAATTATACCAAACATTGGGAAGGTATTCCAAGAAAAAAAACTGTACAGCCTTATGCTTTAAAAGAATTTCGCAATCGCTGGTATCTTTTAGCAAACGATCATGACGGGCAGGAATTATTTCTAAAAACACTTGGCTTGGATAGGATTTCCGAACTAGATATTTCTCTTTCAACTTTTAAAAAACAAGAAGTCGACATTGATGCTTTGTTTGTCAACTCGTTTGGGATTATTTCAACAGTTGGAGAAGAGCCGACAACAATCACCATTTCTTTTGAACCTTGGCAAGGTATGTTTGTGAAGTCGCTACCAATCCATCATACTCAAAAAATTCTAAGTGATACTGATAAAGAATTAAAAATTGAATTAACTCTGGTACCAACCTATGATTTCTACCAAGAACTGTTGACTCATGCAGAGCGTATTTTGTCGATAGAACCAAAATCTGTTAGGGAGGGATATGTGAATTTTTTACAAAAAGGGATTGATAATTTAAAGAAAATGAAATGA
- the ccoN gene encoding cytochrome-c oxidase, cbb3-type subunit I: protein MELEKFSYDNNIVKAFLYATIVFGLIGFTFGITAALMLFYPELPEFLFGTDDATIHSLRAGGIQTLIDTHGAFGFGRIRMLHTNTVIFAFVCNSVYTGVYYSLPRLLKTPMASPTLSWIHFWTWQIMIVATFITFFMGINTSKEYAEHEWPIDILITFSWVIFGINMFMTIARRRVRHLYVAIWFYIGTWIGLAMLHILNNLEIPLSFDSWKSYSMYAGVKDALVQWWYGHNAVAFVLTTPILGLMYYFLPKAAERPVFSYKLSIIHFWSLIFVYIWAGPHHLQYTALPAWAQAVGTGFSIMLIAPSWGGMLNGLLTLRGAWDKVRENPILKFFVVAVTCYGMVTFEGPLLATKNINKIGHYTDWVIGHVHLGALGWNGFIAFGMIYYLVPIMWRTKIWSVKMANWHFWLGTMGVIFYAVPMYISGFTQGLMWKQFNPDGTLMWKNWLDTVTAIIPYFKMRFIGGAFYISGSILMVVNVIATIRKGSFQKTVPAEAPALAVISPKRKEGEGTHLWIERTPYMLSILSFFVLSIGSAVEIIPTLSLKESAPTISAVKPYSPLELEGRDIYIREGCNACHSQMIRPFRDEIVRFNGKNGEYSKAGEFVYDRPFLWGSKRTGPDLHREGGKNPSSWHYKHMYNPRSTSAGSIMPRYPWLISTDLDKSKMVDKIVFMKNVYDVPYTKSQVDTAESWANHQAATIVKEIFSEASDLKDVYSKRPKGELEKKEIIALISYLQRLGTDIKTTEIKTVSNN, encoded by the coding sequence ATGGAGTTAGAAAAATTTAGTTATGACAATAATATTGTTAAAGCATTTCTTTATGCGACAATAGTATTTGGTCTCATTGGGTTTACATTTGGGATTACGGCAGCATTAATGCTTTTTTATCCGGAATTGCCCGAGTTTTTATTTGGAACCGATGATGCAACCATTCATAGTTTAAGAGCGGGAGGAATTCAGACTTTAATAGATACGCATGGTGCTTTTGGTTTTGGAAGAATAAGAATGCTGCACACCAATACTGTAATTTTTGCATTTGTATGTAACAGTGTTTACACCGGTGTTTATTACTCTTTGCCGAGGCTTTTAAAAACACCAATGGCGAGTCCTACACTTTCTTGGATTCATTTCTGGACATGGCAGATTATGATTGTTGCAACGTTCATCACATTCTTTATGGGAATTAATACTTCCAAAGAATATGCAGAACATGAATGGCCTATTGATATATTAATTACCTTTTCATGGGTTATTTTCGGAATCAATATGTTTATGACGATTGCAAGAAGAAGAGTAAGGCATCTCTATGTTGCTATTTGGTTTTATATAGGAACCTGGATCGGACTTGCAATGCTTCATATTCTCAATAATTTAGAAATACCTCTTTCTTTTGATTCTTGGAAGTCTTATTCTATGTATGCAGGCGTAAAAGATGCATTAGTACAATGGTGGTACGGACATAATGCGGTAGCTTTTGTTTTAACAACCCCAATCTTAGGTTTAATGTACTATTTTTTACCAAAAGCGGCAGAAAGACCTGTTTTTTCCTATAAACTATCGATTATTCACTTCTGGTCATTAATTTTTGTCTATATATGGGCGGGTCCGCATCATTTACAATATACAGCATTACCGGCTTGGGCACAGGCGGTTGGTACAGGTTTCTCGATTATGCTTATTGCACCATCTTGGGGTGGAATGCTAAATGGTCTGCTTACATTAAGAGGAGCTTGGGATAAAGTAAGAGAAAACCCTATTTTGAAATTTTTTGTGGTTGCGGTTACCTGCTATGGAATGGTAACTTTTGAAGGCCCGCTTTTGGCAACAAAAAATATAAATAAAATTGGACATTATACCGATTGGGTAATTGGGCACGTACATTTAGGAGCTTTAGGATGGAATGGCTTTATTGCTTTTGGGATGATTTATTATTTGGTTCCCATTATGTGGAGAACAAAAATTTGGTCTGTGAAAATGGCAAACTGGCATTTTTGGTTAGGGACAATGGGAGTTATTTTTTATGCGGTACCAATGTACATTTCCGGATTTACTCAGGGGTTGATGTGGAAACAGTTTAATCCAGACGGAACCTTGATGTGGAAGAACTGGCTGGATACTGTAACAGCTATTATTCCTTATTTTAAGATGAGGTTTATAGGTGGTGCATTTTATATTTCAGGATCAATTCTTATGGTTGTAAATGTTATTGCTACGATAAGAAAAGGTTCATTCCAAAAAACTGTTCCAGCAGAAGCACCTGCATTAGCTGTAATTTCACCGAAAAGAAAAGAAGGAGAAGGTACTCACCTTTGGATTGAGAGAACGCCATACATGTTGAGCATTTTATCATTTTTTGTACTCTCTATAGGAAGTGCAGTCGAAATTATCCCTACATTATCTCTAAAGGAATCTGCACCTACTATTTCAGCGGTAAAACCATATTCTCCCTTAGAGTTGGAAGGTAGAGATATTTATATTCGAGAAGGATGTAATGCGTGTCATTCTCAGATGATTAGACCATTTAGGGATGAAATTGTTAGATTTAATGGTAAAAATGGTGAATATTCCAAAGCCGGAGAGTTTGTTTATGACAGACCGTTTTTATGGGGTTCTAAAAGAACAGGACCAGATTTGCATAGGGAAGGAGGGAAGAATCCTAGTTCGTGGCATTATAAACACATGTATAATCCGAGATCTACATCTGCAGGTTCTATTATGCCGAGATATCCATGGCTCATCAGTACAGATTTGGATAAAAGTAAAATGGTGGATAAAATCGTTTTTATGAAAAATGTATATGATGTTCCTTATACAAAATCGCAGGTTGACACTGCTGAAAGCTGGGCAAATCATCAGGCTGCTACCATTGTAAAAGAAATATTTTCTGAAGCGAGCGATTTAAAAGATGTTTACTCTAAAAGACCGAAGGGAGAACTTGAGAAAAAAGAAATTATAGCATTAATTTCCTACCTTCAAAGATTGGGAACAGATATTAAAACCACAGAAATTAAAACTGTAAGCAACAACTAA
- a CDS encoding AraC family transcriptional regulator, translated as MEKKYPTFSICNLVSNKLSKDLFNADKFEGYLINNPPIKNIHKHSFYHLVYFTKGKGVHKIDFTNYAIEEGCIYFMIPGQVHHWKFEEDEVEGYVINFLDIFFDQIFLSSSVIDQFTFFNVFSDLQMLKLSENIRPRIVEIFEIILKEMAKSDEYTMMMIAAEMLRLFILVSRELPVKATILSNGNRSSVFLKQFFNLIEDNFKELRLPKDYASLLYVTSNHLNFVCKDNLNRSAGEIIRNRILLEAKRMLVNYDLSVANIAMELSFFDTSYFIKFFKKYTGYTPDTFRKQYYS; from the coding sequence ATGGAAAAAAAATACCCAACATTCAGTATTTGTAATCTGGTAAGTAATAAACTGTCTAAAGACCTTTTTAATGCAGATAAGTTTGAAGGATATTTAATTAACAATCCTCCTATTAAAAATATTCATAAGCATTCTTTTTATCATCTCGTTTACTTCACAAAAGGAAAAGGGGTTCACAAGATAGATTTTACAAATTATGCAATTGAAGAAGGTTGTATTTATTTTATGATTCCGGGACAGGTTCACCATTGGAAGTTCGAAGAAGATGAGGTGGAAGGCTATGTTATCAATTTTTTGGATATTTTTTTTGACCAGATATTTTTAAGTTCATCTGTTATTGATCAGTTTACTTTTTTCAATGTTTTTTCGGATCTCCAAATGCTGAAGCTGAGCGAGAATATTCGACCAAGAATTGTAGAAATTTTTGAAATTATTTTGAAAGAAATGGCTAAAAGCGATGAGTATACCATGATGATGATTGCTGCAGAAATGCTTCGTTTATTTATACTGGTTAGCAGAGAATTGCCAGTAAAAGCCACAATTTTAAGCAACGGAAACCGAAGTTCGGTATTTCTTAAACAGTTTTTTAATCTTATTGAAGATAATTTTAAAGAACTAAGACTTCCCAAAGATTATGCGTCGTTGCTGTATGTAACTTCCAACCATCTCAATTTTGTATGCAAAGATAATCTGAATAGGTCTGCGGGCGAAATTATTAGAAATCGTATTTTGTTGGAAGCTAAAAGAATGCTTGTAAATTACGATTTGTCTGTTGCCAATATAGCTATGGAACTGAGTTTTTTTGATACTTCCTATTTTATAAAATTCTTCAAAAAATATACGGGTTACACGCCGGATACTTTCAGGAAACAATACTACTCCTGA
- a CDS encoding T9SS type A sorting domain-containing protein — translation MRKFFSVLFSTFLYAFCVAQFTANDVKFFAGTGSQTAYFVADFKDGTDDRSYVWGVRFNPGQNITPPQMLQMIKAAEPAFDYNLTFNNGFLDKVSFNSHSQQSSPDWWSLWTATDPSAFGMNGWMNSGIIEDGTWYGASYGFSNPTAEAPVLPIAAYGSQWYNASQITNWIGAGSHRSLVVVDFGTNNSNGNANSFVFGIQYNGTITGEQALQMIASYTNTFSFTAASNQISSASLNSFSGTSSGNSSWKLYKGTNLSNWKTSANLSSVVLNNNDWFGLGFGSRRPFIPTEANVNLSIKDIAKESFRIFPNPASDFIMIDTTDKIEKVALYSVTGQQVLTATNNKINIQNLPSGVYVVEIQTDKSVISKKIIKR, via the coding sequence ATGCGAAAGTTTTTCAGCGTATTATTCTCTACGTTTTTATATGCTTTTTGTGTAGCTCAGTTCACGGCAAATGATGTGAAGTTTTTTGCTGGAACAGGCTCACAAACGGCTTATTTTGTTGCAGATTTTAAGGATGGAACCGACGACAGATCGTATGTTTGGGGAGTAAGGTTTAATCCCGGACAAAATATTACTCCTCCACAAATGCTGCAAATGATAAAAGCTGCAGAACCAGCTTTTGATTATAATCTTACATTTAATAACGGTTTTCTGGATAAAGTAAGTTTTAACAGTCATTCGCAACAATCTTCACCCGATTGGTGGAGCTTATGGACTGCAACAGATCCTTCTGCATTTGGAATGAATGGATGGATGAACAGCGGAATTATTGAGGACGGTACATGGTACGGTGCAAGTTACGGCTTTAGTAATCCGACTGCTGAAGCGCCGGTGTTGCCTATCGCAGCTTATGGTTCTCAGTGGTATAATGCATCCCAAATCACAAATTGGATTGGTGCTGGATCTCACAGAAGCTTGGTTGTTGTTGATTTCGGAACCAATAATTCCAACGGAAATGCAAATTCCTTTGTTTTTGGCATTCAGTATAACGGTACTATTACGGGAGAACAGGCTTTGCAAATGATTGCTTCATATACCAATACTTTTAGTTTTACCGCAGCATCCAATCAGATTTCTTCGGCATCTTTAAATTCTTTTTCGGGTACTTCTTCCGGAAATTCTTCTTGGAAACTTTATAAAGGTACAAATCTGTCTAACTGGAAAACGAGTGCTAATCTTTCGTCTGTAGTGCTTAATAACAATGATTGGTTTGGTTTGGGTTTCGGATCTAGAAGACCTTTTATACCTACTGAAGCAAACGTTAATTTAAGTATAAAAGATATTGCTAAAGAAAGTTTCAGGATTTTTCCAAATCCGGCAAGCGATTTTATTATGATTGATACAACGGATAAGATTGAAAAGGTTGCTTTATATTCTGTAACAGGGCAGCAAGTTTTAACTGCCACTAACAATAAAATAAATATACAGAATCTTCCTTCTGGTGTTTATGTAGTTGAAATTCAAACTGATAAATCTGTTATTTCTAAAAAAATAATTAAAAGATAA